A genomic region of Manihot esculenta cultivar AM560-2 chromosome 15, M.esculenta_v8, whole genome shotgun sequence contains the following coding sequences:
- the LOC110601957 gene encoding CRM-domain containing factor CFM9, mitochondrial isoform X1, translating into MFAARNVHRHCFKTLSSLLFSSSCRNAMLVKDLGPKLTCIDVIPPNSTCEYWFPLISPLNHPFNIGGCRGMSTPRGRSMRGRVERRMQKESGKTVREIRRAKKLKKKLMTDEERLIYNLKRAKKKVALLLQKLKKYELPELPPPVHDPELLTPEQLQAYKKIGFRNKNYVPVGVRGVFGGVVQNMHLHWKFHETVQVCCDNFPKEKIKEMATMLARLSGGVVINVHNVKTIIMFRGRNYRQPKNLIPINTLTKRKALFKARFEQALESQKLNIKKIEQQLRRMGVNPEDPVAMASIQRVASTFFNAIDKKEGTPYVFQGEQQPILHLSDNLEHQEPVADSDQEDLDKFIAEIEDAADREWAAEEAAEQEELGKIRYWNKEDFGGRIRRSEMHRNEVTDGEDRGARCWKTAHEKKRSADRDDDSDMSEKNDQWDSDDAGDDLESDADDFNAAHRVHSRTRDVHRKQDGFGRAYNFKGSRRNAGAKFEEKVVEEDSEPESMLSDLDNAMHESDSEEEHELRESRAEASRSFQSKRYKSEDMLSDLDNAMWESNYEHDNESRASSMEASHNFQSSSDEEEDIYPMNRNEIGVNDNLRRKTVLEDSGSKDAFGDSEFATWESDTGEDFGAGTEGKHSSVTRDENEDFRRKHGGNHKKTPKEVDENWDSD; encoded by the exons ATGTTTGCTGCGAGGAATGTTCACAGGCACTGCTTTAAGACACTCTCTTCTCTCTTATTTTCCAGTTCCTGCAG AAATGCCATGTTAGTAAAGGATTTAGGTCCAAAGCTCACCTGCATCGATGTGATTCCACCAAATAGTACTTGTGAATACTGGTTTCCTCTAATTTCCCCATTGAATCATCCCTTCAATATTGGAGGGTGCCGCGGAATGTCTACTCCGAGAGGAAGGAGCATGAGAGGCAGGGTGGAAAGACGGATGCAAAAAGAATCTGGTAAAACAGTTAGAGAGATTCGGAGAGCaaaaaaattgaagaagaaacTGATGACTGATGAGGAGAGGCTCATTTACAACCTCAAGAGA GCAAAGAAGAAAGTTGCATTGCTCCTACAAAAGCTCAAGAAATATGAACTACCAGAGCTGCCACCCCCTGTGCATGACCCTGAGCTGTTGACACCAGAGCAGCTTCAGGCATATAAGAAGATTGGGTTCaggaataaaaattatgttccTGTCGGTGTTCGTGGAGTCTTTGGAGGTGTTGTCCAGAATATGCATCTTCATTGGAAGTTTCATGAGACTGTGCAAGTATGCTGTGACAACTTCcccaaagaaaaaataaaggaaatggCCACCATGCTAGCAAGACTGAGTGGTGGCGTTGTAATAAATGTTCATAACGTGAAGACAATTATCATGTTCCGGGGCAGAAATTATCGCCAACCAAAAAATTTGATACCTATTAACACTCTCACAAAAAGAAAG GCATTATTTAAAGCCAGATTTGAGCAAGCTCTTGAATCTCAGAAGTTAAACATCAAGAAAATAGAACAGCAGCTCCGGCGAATGGGTGTAAACCCAGAGGATCCAGTTGCCATGGCTAGCATCCAGAGAGTGGCTTCCACATTCTTCAATGCTATTGACAAGAAGGAAGGAACTCCTTATGTCTTTCAAGGGGAACAACAGCCAATATTACATCTGAGTGATAATTTGGAACATCAAGAACCCGTTGCTGATAGTGACCAGGAGGACTTGGACAAGTTTATAGCTGAAATAGAGGATGCTGCAGATAGAGAGTGGGCTGCAGAAGAAGCTGCAGAGCAAGAAGAATTGGGCAAGATTAGGTATTGGAATAAAGAAGATTTTGGTGGAAGGATTAGAAGATCAGAGATGCATAGAAATGAAGTTACTGATGGAGAGGATAGAGGAGCAAGGTGCTGGAAAACTGCGCATGAGAAGAAGAGGAGTGCTGATAGAGATGATGATAGTGACATGTCTGAGAAAAATGATCAGTGGGATTCTGATGATGCTGGGGATGATCTTGAGAGCGATGCTGATGATTTCAATGCAGCTCACCGTGTTCACAGTAGAACTAGAGATGTTCACAGGAAGCAGGATGGGTTTGGTAGAGCCTATAATTTTAAGGGTTCCAGAAGAAATGCAGGAGCTAAATTCGAAGAAAAGGTGGTTGAAGAAGATTCTGAACCAGAGAGTATGTTAAGTGATCTTGACAATGCAATGCATGAATCAGATTCTGAGGAAGAACATGAACTGAGAGAATCAAGAGCAGAGGCAAGTCGTAGCTTTCAGAGCAAGAGATACAAATCAGAAGATATGTTGAGTGATCTCGACAATGCAATGTGGGAATCAAATTATGAGCATGATAATGAGTCGAGGGCATCAAGCATGGAAGCAAGTCATAATTTCCAGAGCAGCAGTGATGAAGAAGAGGATATTTATCCCATGAATAGAAATGAGATTGGGGTGAATGATAACTTGAGGAGAAAGACTGTTCTGGAAGATTCGGGGTCCAAAGATGCGTTTGGCGATTCAGAATTTGCAACGTGGGAATCAGATACTGGAGAAGACTTCGGAGCAGGCACTGAAGGGAAACACAGTAGTGTGACCAGAGATGAAAATGAGGATT
- the LOC110601957 gene encoding CRM-domain containing factor CFM9, mitochondrial isoform X3 — protein sequence MFAARNVHRHCFKTLSSLLFSSSCRNAMLVKDLGPKLTCIDVIPPNSTCEYWFPLISPLNHPFNIGGCRGMSTPRGRSMRGRVERRMQKESGKTVREIRRAKKLKKKLMTDEERLIYNLKRAKKKVALLLQKLKKYELPELPPPVHDPELLTPEQLQAYKKIGFRNKNYVPVGVRGVFGGVVQNMHLHWKFHETVQVCCDNFPKEKIKEMATMLARLSGGVVINVHNVKTIIMFRGRNYRQPKNLIPINTLTKRKALFKARFEQALESQKLNIKKIEQQLRRMGVNPEDPVAMASIQRVASTFFNAIDKKEGTPYVFQGEQQPILHLSDNLEHQEPVADSDQEDLDKFIAEIEDAADREWAAEEAAEQEELGKIRYWNKEDFGGRIRRSEMHRNEVTDGEDRGARCWKTAHEKKRSADRDDDSDMSEKNDQWDSDDAGDDLESDADDFNAAHRVHSRTRDVHRKQDGFGRAYNFKGSRRNAGAKFEEKVVEEDSEPESMLSDLDNAMHESDSEEEHELRESRAEASRSFQSKRYKSEDMLSDLDNAMWESNYEHDNESRASSMEASHNFQSSSDEEEDIYPMNRNEIGVNDNLRDTGEDFGAGTEGKHSSVTRDENEDFRRKHGGNHKKTPKEVDENWDSD from the exons ATGTTTGCTGCGAGGAATGTTCACAGGCACTGCTTTAAGACACTCTCTTCTCTCTTATTTTCCAGTTCCTGCAG AAATGCCATGTTAGTAAAGGATTTAGGTCCAAAGCTCACCTGCATCGATGTGATTCCACCAAATAGTACTTGTGAATACTGGTTTCCTCTAATTTCCCCATTGAATCATCCCTTCAATATTGGAGGGTGCCGCGGAATGTCTACTCCGAGAGGAAGGAGCATGAGAGGCAGGGTGGAAAGACGGATGCAAAAAGAATCTGGTAAAACAGTTAGAGAGATTCGGAGAGCaaaaaaattgaagaagaaacTGATGACTGATGAGGAGAGGCTCATTTACAACCTCAAGAGA GCAAAGAAGAAAGTTGCATTGCTCCTACAAAAGCTCAAGAAATATGAACTACCAGAGCTGCCACCCCCTGTGCATGACCCTGAGCTGTTGACACCAGAGCAGCTTCAGGCATATAAGAAGATTGGGTTCaggaataaaaattatgttccTGTCGGTGTTCGTGGAGTCTTTGGAGGTGTTGTCCAGAATATGCATCTTCATTGGAAGTTTCATGAGACTGTGCAAGTATGCTGTGACAACTTCcccaaagaaaaaataaaggaaatggCCACCATGCTAGCAAGACTGAGTGGTGGCGTTGTAATAAATGTTCATAACGTGAAGACAATTATCATGTTCCGGGGCAGAAATTATCGCCAACCAAAAAATTTGATACCTATTAACACTCTCACAAAAAGAAAG GCATTATTTAAAGCCAGATTTGAGCAAGCTCTTGAATCTCAGAAGTTAAACATCAAGAAAATAGAACAGCAGCTCCGGCGAATGGGTGTAAACCCAGAGGATCCAGTTGCCATGGCTAGCATCCAGAGAGTGGCTTCCACATTCTTCAATGCTATTGACAAGAAGGAAGGAACTCCTTATGTCTTTCAAGGGGAACAACAGCCAATATTACATCTGAGTGATAATTTGGAACATCAAGAACCCGTTGCTGATAGTGACCAGGAGGACTTGGACAAGTTTATAGCTGAAATAGAGGATGCTGCAGATAGAGAGTGGGCTGCAGAAGAAGCTGCAGAGCAAGAAGAATTGGGCAAGATTAGGTATTGGAATAAAGAAGATTTTGGTGGAAGGATTAGAAGATCAGAGATGCATAGAAATGAAGTTACTGATGGAGAGGATAGAGGAGCAAGGTGCTGGAAAACTGCGCATGAGAAGAAGAGGAGTGCTGATAGAGATGATGATAGTGACATGTCTGAGAAAAATGATCAGTGGGATTCTGATGATGCTGGGGATGATCTTGAGAGCGATGCTGATGATTTCAATGCAGCTCACCGTGTTCACAGTAGAACTAGAGATGTTCACAGGAAGCAGGATGGGTTTGGTAGAGCCTATAATTTTAAGGGTTCCAGAAGAAATGCAGGAGCTAAATTCGAAGAAAAGGTGGTTGAAGAAGATTCTGAACCAGAGAGTATGTTAAGTGATCTTGACAATGCAATGCATGAATCAGATTCTGAGGAAGAACATGAACTGAGAGAATCAAGAGCAGAGGCAAGTCGTAGCTTTCAGAGCAAGAGATACAAATCAGAAGATATGTTGAGTGATCTCGACAATGCAATGTGGGAATCAAATTATGAGCATGATAATGAGTCGAGGGCATCAAGCATGGAAGCAAGTCATAATTTCCAGAGCAGCAGTGATGAAGAAGAGGATATTTATCCCATGAATAGAAATGAGATTGGGGTGAATGATAACTTGAGG GATACTGGAGAAGACTTCGGAGCAGGCACTGAAGGGAAACACAGTAGTGTGACCAGAGATGAAAATGAGGATT
- the LOC110601957 gene encoding CRM-domain containing factor CFM9, mitochondrial isoform X2: MIEFGSLNCRNAMLVKDLGPKLTCIDVIPPNSTCEYWFPLISPLNHPFNIGGCRGMSTPRGRSMRGRVERRMQKESGKTVREIRRAKKLKKKLMTDEERLIYNLKRAKKKVALLLQKLKKYELPELPPPVHDPELLTPEQLQAYKKIGFRNKNYVPVGVRGVFGGVVQNMHLHWKFHETVQVCCDNFPKEKIKEMATMLARLSGGVVINVHNVKTIIMFRGRNYRQPKNLIPINTLTKRKALFKARFEQALESQKLNIKKIEQQLRRMGVNPEDPVAMASIQRVASTFFNAIDKKEGTPYVFQGEQQPILHLSDNLEHQEPVADSDQEDLDKFIAEIEDAADREWAAEEAAEQEELGKIRYWNKEDFGGRIRRSEMHRNEVTDGEDRGARCWKTAHEKKRSADRDDDSDMSEKNDQWDSDDAGDDLESDADDFNAAHRVHSRTRDVHRKQDGFGRAYNFKGSRRNAGAKFEEKVVEEDSEPESMLSDLDNAMHESDSEEEHELRESRAEASRSFQSKRYKSEDMLSDLDNAMWESNYEHDNESRASSMEASHNFQSSSDEEEDIYPMNRNEIGVNDNLRRKTVLEDSGSKDAFGDSEFATWESDTGEDFGAGTEGKHSSVTRDENEDFRRKHGGNHKKTPKEVDENWDSD; the protein is encoded by the exons ATGATTGAATTTGGTTCCTTAAATTGCAGAAATGCCATGTTAGTAAAGGATTTAGGTCCAAAGCTCACCTGCATCGATGTGATTCCACCAAATAGTACTTGTGAATACTGGTTTCCTCTAATTTCCCCATTGAATCATCCCTTCAATATTGGAGGGTGCCGCGGAATGTCTACTCCGAGAGGAAGGAGCATGAGAGGCAGGGTGGAAAGACGGATGCAAAAAGAATCTGGTAAAACAGTTAGAGAGATTCGGAGAGCaaaaaaattgaagaagaaacTGATGACTGATGAGGAGAGGCTCATTTACAACCTCAAGAGA GCAAAGAAGAAAGTTGCATTGCTCCTACAAAAGCTCAAGAAATATGAACTACCAGAGCTGCCACCCCCTGTGCATGACCCTGAGCTGTTGACACCAGAGCAGCTTCAGGCATATAAGAAGATTGGGTTCaggaataaaaattatgttccTGTCGGTGTTCGTGGAGTCTTTGGAGGTGTTGTCCAGAATATGCATCTTCATTGGAAGTTTCATGAGACTGTGCAAGTATGCTGTGACAACTTCcccaaagaaaaaataaaggaaatggCCACCATGCTAGCAAGACTGAGTGGTGGCGTTGTAATAAATGTTCATAACGTGAAGACAATTATCATGTTCCGGGGCAGAAATTATCGCCAACCAAAAAATTTGATACCTATTAACACTCTCACAAAAAGAAAG GCATTATTTAAAGCCAGATTTGAGCAAGCTCTTGAATCTCAGAAGTTAAACATCAAGAAAATAGAACAGCAGCTCCGGCGAATGGGTGTAAACCCAGAGGATCCAGTTGCCATGGCTAGCATCCAGAGAGTGGCTTCCACATTCTTCAATGCTATTGACAAGAAGGAAGGAACTCCTTATGTCTTTCAAGGGGAACAACAGCCAATATTACATCTGAGTGATAATTTGGAACATCAAGAACCCGTTGCTGATAGTGACCAGGAGGACTTGGACAAGTTTATAGCTGAAATAGAGGATGCTGCAGATAGAGAGTGGGCTGCAGAAGAAGCTGCAGAGCAAGAAGAATTGGGCAAGATTAGGTATTGGAATAAAGAAGATTTTGGTGGAAGGATTAGAAGATCAGAGATGCATAGAAATGAAGTTACTGATGGAGAGGATAGAGGAGCAAGGTGCTGGAAAACTGCGCATGAGAAGAAGAGGAGTGCTGATAGAGATGATGATAGTGACATGTCTGAGAAAAATGATCAGTGGGATTCTGATGATGCTGGGGATGATCTTGAGAGCGATGCTGATGATTTCAATGCAGCTCACCGTGTTCACAGTAGAACTAGAGATGTTCACAGGAAGCAGGATGGGTTTGGTAGAGCCTATAATTTTAAGGGTTCCAGAAGAAATGCAGGAGCTAAATTCGAAGAAAAGGTGGTTGAAGAAGATTCTGAACCAGAGAGTATGTTAAGTGATCTTGACAATGCAATGCATGAATCAGATTCTGAGGAAGAACATGAACTGAGAGAATCAAGAGCAGAGGCAAGTCGTAGCTTTCAGAGCAAGAGATACAAATCAGAAGATATGTTGAGTGATCTCGACAATGCAATGTGGGAATCAAATTATGAGCATGATAATGAGTCGAGGGCATCAAGCATGGAAGCAAGTCATAATTTCCAGAGCAGCAGTGATGAAGAAGAGGATATTTATCCCATGAATAGAAATGAGATTGGGGTGAATGATAACTTGAGGAGAAAGACTGTTCTGGAAGATTCGGGGTCCAAAGATGCGTTTGGCGATTCAGAATTTGCAACGTGGGAATCAGATACTGGAGAAGACTTCGGAGCAGGCACTGAAGGGAAACACAGTAGTGTGACCAGAGATGAAAATGAGGATT